In Neofelis nebulosa isolate mNeoNeb1 chromosome 7, mNeoNeb1.pri, whole genome shotgun sequence, the following proteins share a genomic window:
- the SEC11A gene encoding signal peptidase complex catalytic subunit SEC11A isoform X3, translating into MLSLDFLDDVRRMNKRQLYYQVLNFGMIVSSALMIWKGLMVITGSESPIVVVLSGSMEPAFHRGDLLFLTNRVEDPIRVGEIVVFRIEGREIPIVHRVLKIHEKQNGHIKFLTKGDNNAVDDRGLYKQGQHWLEKKDVVGRARG; encoded by the exons ATGCTGTCTCTAGATTTTTTGGACGATGTGCGGCGAATGAACAAGCGGCAG CTGTATTATCAAGTCCTAAATTTTGGAATGATAGTTTCCTCGGCACTAATGATCTGGAAGGGGTTAATGGTCATAACTGGAAGTGAAAGTCCGATCGTAGTGGTGCTCAG tggcagcatggaacctgcatTTCATAGAGGAGATCTTCTCTTTTTAACAAACCGAGTTGAAGATCCCATCCGAGTGGGAGAAATTGTTGTTTTTAGGATAGAAGGAAGAGAGATTCCTATAGTTCATCGAGTCTTGAAGATTCATGAAAA GCAAAATGGACATATCAAGTTTTTGACCAAAGGAGATAATAATGCAGTTGATGACCGAGGCCTCTATAAACAAGGACAACACTGGCTGGAGAAGAAGGATGTCGTGGGGAGAGCAAGGGG atga
- the SEC11A gene encoding signal peptidase complex catalytic subunit SEC11A isoform X2 → MLSLDFLDDVRRMNKRQLYYQVLNFGMIVSSALMIWKGLMVITGSESPIVVVLSGSMEPAFHRGDLLFLTNRVEDPIRVGEIVVFRIEGREIPIVHRVLKIHEKQNGHIKFLTKGDNNAVDDRGLYKQGQHWLEKKDVVGRARGFYQENRSVEDRNYLFLILGL, encoded by the exons ATGCTGTCTCTAGATTTTTTGGACGATGTGCGGCGAATGAACAAGCGGCAG CTGTATTATCAAGTCCTAAATTTTGGAATGATAGTTTCCTCGGCACTAATGATCTGGAAGGGGTTAATGGTCATAACTGGAAGTGAAAGTCCGATCGTAGTGGTGCTCAG tggcagcatggaacctgcatTTCATAGAGGAGATCTTCTCTTTTTAACAAACCGAGTTGAAGATCCCATCCGAGTGGGAGAAATTGTTGTTTTTAGGATAGAAGGAAGAGAGATTCCTATAGTTCATCGAGTCTTGAAGATTCATGAAAA GCAAAATGGACATATCAAGTTTTTGACCAAAGGAGATAATAATGCAGTTGATGACCGAGGCCTCTATAAACAAGGACAACACTGGCTGGAGAAGAAGGATGTCGTGGGGAGAGCAAGGGG attttatcaGGAGAACAGATCAGTGGAGGACAGGAATT